In Sardina pilchardus chromosome 8, fSarPil1.1, whole genome shotgun sequence, a genomic segment contains:
- the tmem119a gene encoding uncharacterized protein tmem119a gives MALSTCNLSCVVAVLICWSGASTFAFPLNITMEMSGDGAEPEIFPAVLTTHIPVSVAPTQKVSTITTTIIRIKDFVFNQVVDVLKENLLLFTVVTSLLIVIIFIVCCASAMSHKRKLDTFYPPTKKYLPRTYMDHGAHSKDPYPGLVPQANTAIAKNLRTPSKALVGAKEGKEPRPKPLEGPVMQEFEEVEVEMQKDEPKLQSVKQSASQSTSQPVVCTCHLRKASPPSE, from the coding sequence ATGGCCCTTTCCACTTGTAACCTGTCCTGCGTGGTTGCAGTACTAATCTGCTGGAGTGGAGCTTCCACATTTGCCTTTCCACTAAACATTACAATGGAAATGAGTGGTGATGGTGCAGAACCAGAGATTTTCCCTGCAGTGCTTACCACTCACATCCCTGTTTCAGTTGCTCCAACCCAAAAGGTCAGCACTATTACCACTACTATCATTCGCATAAAGGACTTTGTCTTCAACCAAGTGGTGGATGTCTTGAAGGAGAATCTGCTGCTGTTTACAGTGGTGACCTCTCTCCTCATTGTCATTATCTTCATTGTGTGTTGTGCCTCTGCCATGAGTCACAAGCGTAAACTGGACACCTTCTACCCTCCCACCAAAAAATACCTTCCCAGGACATACATGGACCATGGGGCCCATTCAAAGGATCCTTATCCTGGGCTGGTGCCCCAAGCAAACACTGCCATAGCCAAGAACCTACGCACACCATCTAAAGCACTTGTGGGGGCCAAAGAGGGCAAAGAACCAAGACCCAAGCCCCTTGAGGGTCCAGTTATGCAGGAGTTTGAGGAGGTGGAAGTAGAAATGCAAAAGGATGAACCAAAACTGCAATCTGTAAAACAAAGTGCTAGTCAAAGTACAAGTCAACCTGTGGTGTGCACCTGCCACCTCAGGAAGGCCAGTCCCCCGTctgagtga